A region of the Ranitomeya imitator isolate aRanImi1 chromosome 5, aRanImi1.pri, whole genome shotgun sequence genome:
TTTTATAAAATTATAgtaaactttttcattgctttttccATTTATTCTAATCTTTTAACAACTAAGACTTATTCTTCTGGAATCGGGGTATTGCAGTTGCCATGGATGATTTTAATGTGGCTTTCACATTTATAGTACAAGTCGAAGATATCAGAATAACCGTGATCCTTCCACCAAGTGCACAGCTGTCTATTCCAACTACAGTCTAAAACATAAAACAGTTCTGGATGCTCCATCCCAATCATGGAGAAGAAATCCTGATCTCCCAAGTGGCCTTTGAAATGGTATTTTTCTGCAAGTAGACGCACGGCATTGGGTTCCAACAGCTGATTGTAAAGTTTAGACTGTCGCATGGCTTCTAGGTTCAGCAGCATCACTCCACTATTAAATCCAGGCATCCCATCAGGTGGAGGGCTGCCAACTTTGGTGTTTGGGTTCTCACGACGGTATTGCCAAAAGGTATGTCTGTTGgcgacaaaaaaagaaaagaaaaagaaaacatctTGTTAAGGTGTTCAACAGGTATGACCTTTAGCTCCATAATATATGTTAAAATATTCctttaaaacaaaaaaaggtaCCAAAATCAATTCACCAAGAATAAATTATGCCAGTTTATCGTAGATTTAAGATTacaacaaattaataaaattaactAAAGTCCACTCCTAAAATGATACCTCATAGAGGAGATTCAGCAACATAGGGGACACACACAGAAGACGTTAGTAGGTGGGTAGGCTCTGAGTTCTACCTACTAAAGCGTTATTTCCATCCTCTGAAGTGGGACTGGACAATTTGGCATTGTAAAAACAACTTATTTGGCGTAAAAGAATGTATTATTTTCAGTTTCTCCTGTTccagtgatatttcaggttttgtgTTTCCTACTTGTTGCCAGAAGGACTGTCCACCACTGCAGTCTAGGAGAGGTGGCTGAGCATTAAGTGTTCCGTTAAGCAATGTATTATTGAGGCTGGTTGGGATCTGAGACGCAGGTCAccacccacagtctccagcattcaaTGGTGTCATAGCTATTCTCGAAGCAGCCCCATTGACATTTCCAGAACAGCTGCTACTAGTACTAGGCAATACTTTACAGAAGACTCGGCAGGAGACATGCTTGCTTCATGCATTAGCATCTGGAAAAATGTATCGGCAAAATGCATCGTCAATATACATTAcctattaggttttttttttttttcacatgctgTTTTTAGTCTAACTATAAAGTGTAAATGCGCTAGATTTGTATATTCACAGAGAATGTATCTGTAACATATAGATGCTGCTGACATAAAAGTCACAAAAGCACAGCAGTACCAATCACTACAAGACATGATCATTAATCCCCTTCAAGAAGTTTCATATTGCATTCTAGAGACAATACTTTTAAAATGAGAAAGAAAAGTATATCCACTAGAGGAAAGCGCTTGATCAGGATGTCACACTGTGAAGCTGGAGGATGGAGACTTTTCCAAAAAGGAAATGGTTTCTTTACTCAAACTGAATAAATGATAAATAATACCAAAGCGAAAAACTAAAAGCAAAACAGGAAAGACAAATCAAATAGGAACCAAGAGATTAAAAAGACAGGACATTAAAATGGATCTTATATTCCtggaaataaaatacataaaactTATATAACTTCTCATAAAAATGAAAGCACACTCTCAGAATATTCAATTAAAGAGTTGTGACCTATAACTTATTAATATAGAGGAGCACAACACGATCTGACCAAATCTTAGTTTTCTATTGGGCAACAATGTCACAAATCATCACATCACATGAGCAGACAACTATTAAGCTGAAGTCTACCTTCCCTAACCAAATTGCAGTGGTATCAAGAGCTCAGTTATTTCCTGCAGCTATAACTGGTAAAGCTTAATTTATCTCCACAGAGCTGCTACAGGCAGGGCCGAGGAGTCGgaattaaaatatataataaattgggtacagtagcgcaatgcaggatgtgctgtaaatgtttttataataatttgggaaagttatgaaatgtcctataaatgtctgttctgttcctgatctgaggATCTTCGCTTTTagtagagatgaatctgtgctgcactttatgtacatgatcagtagtggtTTGTGCGGTGGGGTCAGAAGTCAGGGAAACTGGAGTCAGAGTCagtggtttggcttaccaactccacagccctggctgcaATTAAAATAATGAGTTAATAACAAAAAAATACTTAGTTATTAAGGTTAGGTACTGCAGATCCAATGCTCTTCGTTTGAAATGCCCTAAATGTTCTATGACTTGGATTATCTGACAAAAGAAATCCAACTTAGACTCTGATACTTACGGAATATCTGCTGGATATACCATAAAAAGCACCTAATTCTATAACAGAGCATCATAGTGCGCGGTTTTCAATACCTTCGTAGCTTTAAGGGCCTCTGTACTTCGCCGTCTCCATTCAATTAAATGGAGGTTCTGAAAATTACGACGCAGTAAACTTGTCAATTTTCATAGCTCCCATACAAATGAATGGAAAGAAGCCCACATAAGCAGATACACCGCAACTGATCGTGGTGGTCATTCCTCAATCAGCTGATACCAGGTGGAGATCTGGCTTCCGGTATTTTCTCCAGCAGTTGGAGATGCAGAGGAACTGTAGAATAACACAGTGGCTTTTTATCTTGGGTATAATAACAATGCTAAAGTGATAGTATTCTGCAAAATGTATCAACTTCTATATCTATAACTGAATCgtgttaattttttaaatatttgatcTCAGGAGAAATAAATGTTTAAGAAGGACACTGATTGGAATCACTGATATACAATGTACCGTACATTATTTTTCTTTCAGCATATTGACTTACATTACACGGTCATATAAGGAAAATGTTAAGTGAATGTTTAGAAGAAATCTCACATTCTGAATTTCAATGTAACCATTATTAAACATTTTTCAAAGTTTGCTTAGACTTCATGAaaagtggagagaaaaaaaaggttGTACAATTCAATACCGTCTACTGATGAACTAAACATAATCTGAGTCACTGGTTGATGGCTGCGCAACCGTGAGCAATTGATCACACAACATACATATTTTGGTCTATATAGGATTATATTGGGTGAAACTTCTTGGGAAAGTGCTGGGATATTTATGTGAATGTTCACTCACAAAAATCTTTTCTGGGCTCTCGAATATTGGATGAAAATTTAAAACATAACCAATCTCCTACCAGGCGATGATTGTCACCAGTCTGCATCACACCACACTCCTGAAGCAACAATGCACAAAAAATAAATATTGAAAAATGACGAACATGGCACTCCGATATATTGTAAAATGTCTTATTTATTTTCACATAATCCAAATAATGTGTTACTTTTTGGTCATGAAATCTAATCTTTTTCAGACCTAGGGATTGTGAAGGAGTGTTGTAAATACGGTAATATAAAGAGTACAGTGATGATGCAAGTAAGGCAGtcatattgtacttgtttattatgtacactcctcacatgtaaagcgccatggaataaatggcactataataaataataataataataataataataatattgcgttTCTTAAAGTGCCTGCCTTACGTCCAGCACGGTTTCATTCTATTCATTGCGCCATTCCTTCACAATCCATCTGTCTGAAGGTCAGAGTTCACAACCGAAGCATAACATTTAGAttgcatgaaaataaataaaagacATCTCACACATATTTCAGTGCCAAGATCTTCATTTTTGAATAGTGTGTCATCAGTTAACTAAAACAATAATATTTTTCTTAAATTTGCCCGTACAGACAATGATTTTGTTAAACCTTTCATCAAGCTTTGACTAATGTGTATGGCCATCTCATAGGCTCTGGATATCTTTgacatagaaaaaaatatttttacatatgtTAGATGTTTCCGTTAGTTAATTAAATCTTAATTTCCTCATTCATTTCAGACTCTCTGAAGACCAATTTGCAGCCTGATCGAAGTTTCAAATGTTTCTTTGGTGGgagtgtctctcacagtaatataggctggatgtgaggtctgtttgtGCGAGCGGTGATTATTATGAaacagtttattaacctttcacatTGTGATTTCCCACTGATGGTTCTTCACAACTATAGGTGATTACCAAGCAACTAACTCTTGCCCTGAGGACTGAAAGATTGAGACATCAAGAGGAAACTATGTAGATCTATTTATTATCATAGGTCTCCAGGAATTAACTGTtgaattattatatattttttttaaattcaccatatTGTGAGGTTATGCAAGAAAATATTCACCATGAAAAGCAATgattagagcaggggtggggaatcatttttctgccaagggccatttggatatttataccatccttcgagggccgtacaaactccgcactGGCACTGGGGTCAGGATGTAatcttcattgcatgcccttcagtgtggagtagtgaacactgtgtgtgtgtgctaacagagcaagaagaaatgaatgagctggtggcaatcaaaatacagctccctgcccaaaaatgcggtccctgagaatctgctcggaggcctgataaaaggtcattgagggccttGATTAGAGTATTGGAAGCTGTAGTACGAGAATTAGTGTAGGTACCTACAAGACATCACTGAcctttaaaatgataccttggttgatgaaatcagtcttgtggctgtttaatctttattttctgcTATGATCACATTCATAATGTGGAGTTAATTATTCTTTTTGATGATATccataaattcctaaaaaaatttaaaaaaagtttgaaaatggcaacggCGGTGCCTGCGCATTAGCAGCTATAGGCTATTCGATAGCCGCTACTGCGCAGGCAGCGCCATCTtgttagaggaaaaaaaaatgccTCTTCCAAGATGGTgacacctgcacagtagcatctatcagatcaccgatagctgctactgcgcaggcactgtCAGGgccattttaaaacttttttttctttaggaatttATGGATACCATCAAAAAGAATAATTAACTGCATATTATGGATGCGATTACGGTGCCGCAcaggcgcctgcctgcagaagaggatatatatatatatatatatatatatatatatatatatatatatatatatatacatagtataatattcattatgtaaactagggggcaggtcactgagggatcagtgacctgtcaggagccatactggtgaatacctaatcagagcaccacatgaagacccccccccccaaTCCCATCTCCACAGCCCTGGAGCATGtgaatatcattaactcaaaactgaaaataaagattaaacaacaaccacaagacggatttcaaaaaggtatcattttaatcagtataatggcaccgacactgtctgtaggttactgtgcacaatcctgctgacaggttccccttaatctAACAACTACAATATAATGCTTACTTACCAAATGATAATAGATCATACGAAAAACAAAACTAGCCCGCTCCCGAAAATTCACTGAAACTATTGTGATGGACATGGTGGTCTCCCTGGGACATCCTGCAACCAGTGTCCTAACCGACCCAAAAAAGGTCAACACCACTCCAAATACATAGAAACCGAAGAGCAATGCTTCTGGTCTCTAAAGTGGTACATGCAAGACCAACAGAAACAAAGCCTTTGTTCCCCCCTCaagtaagaaaataaataaaatcttgTAAATAAAAGATCTGCTGTGAGACTTTTTTGCTTAGATGTTTCATTTAATTCTAATCCATAAGGTTAGAAGGACAAATATAATTGAGGCAGCATTTCTGCAGAGGCAAAGTACAGATACAAGCCATGTCTAGGTCAGCCTGAGTGAAATCAGGTCATCCAGCTTCTAACAACCCCAGGGCGACACTGTCTCACGAGCAGGAAATGCCAGCATGTTTCCCTCTAAGACGAAAAATAAACATAAAGACTGCGCAACGGCTATAACCTTCACTGCATCAAAAGCGACTGCTTGTTCTAGGTTTTCTCCACGGCTCATGTAAGTAAAATAGAAAGCACACGGACATGTATAATTTTACACAACAGTGGATGAGCAGGTACTGTATATACAATTACATACATCAAGAATATCCGCTACCTAATTCTAACACATTGTATAGATTTTGTTATTTCCTTTTACAACATGATCAGCTTTACTAAGCAATTGTTATACCAATAGCACATGCCTAAACAGAATTTGCTAGATGTAACTTATTGTAAAGAGAATCCTTACAAATTGGGGGGGGGATTACATTTAGGTTTAGTCATCAACGGTTGAAGCAGATCTCTCATCCAATGTCACAATAAAATAgagctcttagacctgatgagattgtacttactttgaaaatggaTTATACAGTCCATCCCTATGACATTTTCATTCTGTATCTTCGATTTCTGACATTTAACGCTCATTTAAATATCAGTCAGGAAACTTCACTCAAAACAAGAGTTTTACATGTTTTCCAATAAATTTATTGACCAACTAATTAACAAAATGAGGATTTATTTTTCACTATCAGCAGCTGTCCATGGGTTGTATCTAATACTGAATATCTGCTTTTTTGAATTCAATAGGGATTAGTTGCAATGTCACACACAGACTTCAGCAACACTTTCTCCATAAACGAACATGCATACACAGCATACGTGTCACACAGGAGCCAGAAAATCCTATATGATGTATTTAAATGGAGTGTTCCGCATAGGTTCTCTGCACAATTACAGTTACGGATGATAGACAACCCCTATCATGCAGAAGGTAATTCAGACTCCCTGGATCTTTGCTTATTATCTCTCGGTATATATAGTAAAATTAGGGTTCCGCCTTAAGAAGAGCCAGCAGTCAGAAAAGATACTTGATGCAAAACCTTACGTGCAGAGGAGCCAAAGGATTACTAGACAAGAAGAAACTATGAAAAAACAAACAGATTCAAGATGCATCTGATCAAGAGGATGTTAAATTACAAGTAGGTGACAGTAGGTTAGCAGAGTTCAAAGCTTCAAATCCAACCTTGAGCATTATCTGAATGGAGTCTGTATTTTCTCACTGTATTTGAGTGGATTTTCCATGGAAAGTCAGTCCATGTCATACAAGTGGATCATAGACCAACTGTGCCACAAACTGGGCTTACCCAGGAGAGGCATGGCTAAGCAACTACCTGGTCTTTGCTAGAGCTCCTGATAGAGGGGTTAAGCTTGCGTACCACTACTGGGCAGTCCACAATACTGCAGCAGATGACCCCAAAGGTCAAAATCACTCACAGGACAGGAATTGGATACTCGGTCTGGTTCAGGGAGGTTGGATTCTGAAACACAAGACAGGATGACATTACTGGCTCAGGTGCCGCCGAAGTGGTTTCAAGGTCAGGTACTGCTGAAGCCGCTTCAGGCTCAAGTAATACGGGTAACAGGAGGAAGTTCTACTACAAACAATATGGGTTTCAGGGACAGGTTCAGACAACATGAGACTCAAGAACAGGGACCTAGCAACATACTAGTTGCACACAATCTAAGTAGTGAAACTAAaagggttgctcaggcacctccctattgggtAGGGTGCCTTATATAACTGATGCCTCCCAGTTATTGGCTGAGGGCATTTCCAAAGTGCGAGCACAGCCCTTTGAAGAACGGGAAAAAACATGCGTAACAGATGCGCCGCCGTAAGTTTGCATGTGAAGACTCAGAGCAGCCACAGAAACGGGGACACCACCAATCGGCCTGGAAAGGTAATATGTCGGCGTCCCTACAAGGAGGACATGCAGGAACACCAGCATTGGCGTTACAGAACAACTCCCTTAAGCCTGCAAGGAATCTCTGCAGAATAAGTGGGGCATGATTGTTTACCTTGGACTCCCACGATTTCTCTTCATGTCCATCATCTCTCCAGTCCACCAGAAAAAGATTTtatctctcaccttcttcatggtCAGGATGCTTTTCACCACCAAGACATCCTCAGAGCAGACAGAAGCAGGTATAATATCAGGATCCTTGAATTGCAAAGTCTCTTTCTGCCTGGCAAGACCAGCCACCATGTTGGAAGAATCGAAGACAAATTGAGGTTCTTCCTCCTGGTCGATGGATAGGAAAGACCTGGAAAGCGATCCCGCCTTAACAATCTCGTCAGCCGGCCACTTGATAATTGAAGATACTCTCTCTGGGTCCATCCTCAAACCTATGTTCTTGAACATATGTCACCGAGGCGGTGAGTATCCCGTGAGGTAGGTCTATGGAACAATTGTCCAATCAGTGTTAAGAAAGTCTCTGCTTGTTTGCTATTGAAGATATCAGCGTTTAACCAGTCGGCGGACAGCAGACCTGGCGGAGAGGATGATGTCACTGACAGCCAAACTGGACGTGCAGGAACCAGGCACCTCTTGTGACACGACAGTCTCAAGGAAGCACCTCACCGGACCTCAAGTCCAGAATGGGCTCATGCGTTTGCAACCACGGAAGGACCAGGAGAAGTGGATGCAATAGACCTGACAACACAAAGAAGGCAATCTTCTCCATACACAGCATTGCTTTCTGGAGTTATACTTGCTCTGTAACCACTTGAATGACTTTGGATAGGGCCATTCCCTCAACGGAGGACACCAAAGAACTCAGGAGGCGTTGGATGGGAAAATGACACCGATCAACCATGGCTTGCTGCAAGAAATTTCCCGTTGAACCGGAGTCTAGGTAGGCAATCTCAATGAACCAGGTGCCTCCACATGATTCATATACATTCAGAGTCAATGGTGGAGAGGAATTACTCTCTCCCAGGGTAGCTTTTCCTACAGATACTAAGCTTTGGGAGTTTCACAGATATTCAGGACAAAAACAAATTAAATGTTCTGTGATACCGCAGCAGTAGCGCAATCCATTGGCATGATGGTGTTCCGGCTGCTGCTCAGCTAGTCTAACACGATCGACCTGCATGGGATCAAAGAAGACGGCTGTCTCAGAAGTCTGGGGAACGAGAGGTCTCCTAAGGACGCAACCAGACGAGACTGTCTTCTCACGCATCACCTCTCTGGCTCATTTCTGGAACCTGAGGTCAATCCTTATTGCCAGGGAAATCAGATAGTCAAGAGCAGAAGGGATGTCTCGACCAGCTAATTAGTCCTTAATCCTTCCAAGCAGGAGGCCACCAAACCTTCATCGTTCCCACCAAGTCCGGTAGATAGGGTGCAGAACTGAACAGCATACTGGGTAACAGATACACGTCCCTGACGCAGTCGGAGAATATAAGATTCAGCAGAAGAAACATGACCCATCTCATTGAAGAGCTCACAGAAGGTCACTAAGAAGGCCTGCAGATCCAAGGACACAGGGTCCCTTCTCCCCCACAAGGGGTTGAGCCACGCTATGGTCTCTCCTGCTAGGTGGGACATCCGGAATCACACTTTAGCCAGAGGGAAACTGATGGGCCAACATTTGATAGTGCAGCATGCACTGGTTTAGAAAGCCGTGGCACTGGCTCCGGTACCGCCAGAGCTGTTTCAGGCTCAGGAACCGCCAGAGCTGTTTCAGGCTCAGGAAACACCAGAGCTGTTTCAGGTTCAGGGATCATCAGAGCGGTTTCAGGCTCAAGTAATAAGAATTGCAGGAACAGGTTCTAGTACAGACAACACTGGTTTCAGGGACAGGTTCAGATAATATGGGACTCAAGGACAGGGACCTGGCAACATATTAGTTGCACATGAACTAAGTAGTGAAAGTACAGTGGCCGCTCAGTCACCTCCCTACTGGGGAGGGTGGCTTATACAGCTGATGCctgccagctattggctggggacatttgCAAAGTGCACAAGCTGCCCCTTTAAGAATCAGTGAGTGCATGCAAACAAGGCGCACTGCTGGGAGACTGAGcagcattgcacaggcccagaaaaGCCGCAGCAGGAAACAGGGACACTGCCGTGAGGGAGAGGGACAAGCAGGGACGTCGGCACTAGCATTACACCTATTATGTTATCCCTAAGTGTGTGTACATGTTTGAGGTAAGGAATATTTTGGGGCTTGCTTTAAGtgactgtcatgccctcagccgcaggtccaATCTCCACTGCGCAGGGAGACTGGTGACTATCCCACAGTCTTACTCACCCTGtctgtggctccagacgatcagcggctcctttctctgttaagaacctgcatcctcttggtagGTCTCCTGGAAGTGCTCTTAGGAGCtgtgccccgcttcctgcacatacttgaaacggTAGGgcacctgttccccattagggctgtTTGtgatatgatgctctgtgcataaaaagcatcctccccttaagggaggtgcctgggcaacgtgttcattctctgggattgttgcctcagcttcaggccacgctccgCACTATACTTACATTTCTATTTTCACAGAGTACTCTTCTGGCGACTCCTATCGTGGAtccctctggtctctccggttcccactccaagttgacttgcctctcctcacggaacccTCCAGATCCTGCTACCGGCGGGATCAACCTTTCTGGATTTCATGGAGCCTCCGGGATTCTCTCCACAAGCAGAGCCAAGTATTCCACAGTGTTTCTAATCTGTCaatatgggtcgtcctctggtccttgATTTgcggcattcaggccacctggggttgtgacgggggaatccctgtccttgcccggtgctccactacgtggtacagtgtcgtgatccagaggttctttccctgtgacaccttttccctttttgtttaaccttgttaataaatatcttttggtttatgagatccactctcctgtcttttgagtatcgtgtATATAgctgccactgcaccatcagtggtctagtgagtcctctCTACTTTGTCTAGCCGTGTGGGTGACTGGATTTTTTGGCATTTTATACAACCTTTTTGTAACTTggctaacaaaaaaatatatattacatttTCCAACCCATTAGGCCAATGTCAGCCGAACCAGCCAACCATCTAATGAGAATGGGGACCCCGGACAAATGATTGTCGGGGTAGATGTCACATTTCAACTTTGGAATTTTTTGGCTATGAAGCCTCACCATACTTTTCAATAGAAGTCAGTATTTTCGAGTTGATTTCGCCTCAAAAGCATTTTATTTATTGTTTAATGTATTTAAAAATCGTGAGAAAAAtctcaaaaaatatttaaaaaatatttacaaACGTCTCATGCAAGAAGCATTTCTGAAGCTGTTTCTACGTGATAAACTTGTCATTTTTGACAAACAAATGTATAAATGGAGCATTTCTGAGGCAAACTCTGGTTCACTGAATAACCTTGACAGGGAACACTTGAGTATCACCGCAAGTAAACTAAACTTCAGGGATATATCTGACCATTCAGTTTGATACCACATGGAGCGGCTGGTCATGTGTACGAAACGCCATGCAGTCACATTGACCAAGGGCTGCACGACTATGTCCCAAAATCGTGTAACCATTGGTCACAGCAGTCGGAGGAGTGTCATCCATGTTCGGCAAGTCACAGTCTGGGGTCCTTGTCAGAACAAAAACAGACCACATGACGGTGGTCTCCTACAGTGGgaactgtgtccagcattgctcaACTCCATTGGAAGTCACTAGAGAACACCTGAGTTAGCAGGTCCATCACTGACGCCTTGTTATCTTCACAGATGACCGCAgattcacactaagcacatgtgacgtATGTGAAAGTCTGGAGACGGTGTTGTGAACATTATCCTTTCtgcaacataataataataataataataataatttttatttatatagcgccaacatattccgcagcgctttacaaattatagaggggacttgtacatacaatagacattacagcataacagaaatagagttcaaaacagataccaagaggagtgagggccctgctcgtaagcttacaaactatgaggaaaaggggagacacgagaggtggatggtaacaattgctatagttattcggaccagccatagtgtaaggcttgggtgttcatgtaaagctgcatgaaccagttaattaattttttttttttttttttaatataggccacacagggatcgttaggttaatgcattgaggcggtaggccagtctgaacaaatgagtttttagggcacgcttaaaactgtggggattggggattaatcgtattatcctaggtagtgcattccaaagaatcggcgcagcacgtgtaaagtctagaCCAGTTTGGTGGTGGGTCAGTGAAAGTTTGGGCAGTCATGTCCTTTGAGAGTAGCATGAATCCAAATGAGAACATCTGGAACATTATGTATCAGTGTATCCAACTTTCAGGTTTGGATTGGTTGATTATTTTTGGTTTACATTGAATACTGGTAAATCACGTTTTCTCAAATTACTGTAtatacctgagtataagccgagattttcagcccacttttttgtgcTTAAAGTtaccctctcgacttatactcgagtcatacccagggatcggcaggggagggggagcggcagctgtgtaatattactcacctgctcctggcgcggtccctggttccccggcagcttcttcctctactgagcggtcatatggtaccgctcattacagtaatgaatatggaccccactccactcccataggggtgaaaccgcatattcattactgtaatgagcgctaccatgtgaccgctcactacaggaagaagctgccggcaccgggaacagacatgcagggaccgcaccaggagcaggtgagtataaaacTTAGTGTGCTATAttgacctgctccccgttccaccgtcggcgccgctgtgtcttctgcgtcctctgcactgacgctcaggtcagagggcatgctGACGCGATTAGtgaacgccgccctctgcctgagcgtcagtgcacaggacggggaagacacagtggcagtcagcggtggaacgggaaaggtgagtgtagcaagtgccgggggcctgagaggtgagtatgtcattttttatttttttaatcgcagcaacagcatatggggcaaatatctgtatggagcatcttatggggccatgtgcagcattatatggggcaaatatctgtatggggccatgtacagcattatatgggccaaatatctgtatggagcatcttatggggctatgtgcagcattatatggggcaaatatctgtatggggccatgtgcagcattatatggggtgaatatctgtatggggctatttgcagcattatatggggcaaata
Encoded here:
- the XXYLT1 gene encoding xyloside xylosyltransferase 1 isoform X3; translation: MQKLFSAGTGTYYSDSIFFLSVALHLLMPKDIARIIQLDLDLKFQTNIRELFEEFDNFLQNSVIGIAHEMQPVYRHTFWQYRRENPNTKVGSPPPDGMPGFNSGVMLLNLEAMRQSKLYNQLLEPNAVRLLAEKYHFKGHLGDQDFFSMIGMEHPELFYVLDCSWNRQLCTWWKDHGYSDIFDLYYKCESHIKIIHGNCNTPIPEE